A single window of Methanomassiliicoccaceae archaeon DNA harbors:
- a CDS encoding DUF2240 family protein, translating into MADELTVCAAAFFRNKGRDVVAEKEFTMGISLDLRWMSVKESQALMDAMVSSGVLELKDGYLRPKFDGSGLEIPIAYRPSAELIGSLASKKKKTENGLFPEMVSMAEKSGMRRAGYIAACNALQKKLDVDIEVAGVIVLRDIGADVSSLYKKVYDAVLKK; encoded by the coding sequence ATGGCTGACGAGCTTACTGTCTGCGCCGCCGCATTCTTCCGTAACAAGGGGAGGGACGTGGTCGCCGAAAAGGAATTCACCATGGGTATTTCCCTCGACCTGAGATGGATGTCCGTAAAGGAGTCCCAGGCATTGATGGATGCCATGGTCTCATCTGGTGTGCTGGAGCTCAAAGACGGTTATCTCCGCCCGAAGTTCGACGGGTCCGGGCTCGAGATCCCCATAGCCTACAGGCCGTCCGCGGAACTCATAGGCTCCCTCGCATCCAAGAAGAAAAAGACCGAGAACGGGCTTTTCCCCGAAATGGTATCCATGGCTGAAAAGAGCGGCATGAGGCGTGCTGGGTATATTGCAGCATGCAACGCTTTGCAGAAGAAACTGGATGTTGACATAGAGGTCGCCGGGGTCATAGTCCTCAGGGACATAGGTGCCGACGTCTCCTCTCTTTACAAGAAGGTCTACGACGCTGTCCTGAAGAAATGA
- a CDS encoding proteasome-activating nucleotidase: MVDQAEGVTAELKAKIVSLEERNVRLMEDLQNAENEKRFSESELFRLQKDLTRVRTELERLRSPPLIIGSLRDVLPDNRVVVKSSTGPDFIVSVSEYVPKEDLVPGARVSLNKQTLALMNILPSSLDPIVTGAEIIEKPDTTYDDIGGLKQQMLELREAVEDPLLRPELYTKVGIEPPKGVLLVGPPGTGKTLMAKAVANATNATFVRLVGSELVQKYIGEGARLVRELFELARDKAPSIIFIDELDSVGAKRLDAATSGDREVQRTLMQLLAELDGFKPTGDVKIIGATNRPDILDDALLRPGRFDRIIDVGMPDADGRHQIFKIHTSHMNIDKDVNLKTLAELTETASGAEIKSMCTEAGMLAIRDGRDMVTMSDFMRGKEKVMEAGRNKIKAAPAYMFG, translated from the coding sequence ATGGTGGATCAGGCCGAAGGAGTGACTGCGGAACTTAAAGCGAAGATTGTATCGCTGGAAGAAAGGAACGTACGTCTGATGGAGGATCTTCAAAACGCTGAGAACGAAAAGCGCTTCTCGGAGAGCGAACTATTCAGATTGCAGAAGGATCTTACCCGCGTCAGGACCGAATTGGAGAGGCTCAGGAGCCCCCCGCTTATCATAGGCTCCCTTAGAGACGTCCTACCCGACAACCGCGTCGTGGTCAAGAGCTCTACGGGACCTGATTTCATTGTTTCCGTTTCGGAATACGTTCCGAAGGAGGACCTGGTCCCCGGAGCCCGTGTTTCACTGAACAAGCAAACGCTGGCGCTCATGAACATACTGCCGTCCTCGCTCGACCCCATAGTCACCGGGGCGGAGATCATAGAGAAGCCCGATACCACTTACGACGACATAGGCGGGCTCAAGCAACAGATGCTGGAGCTCCGCGAGGCCGTCGAGGACCCCCTCCTCAGGCCCGAGCTTTACACGAAGGTGGGAATAGAGCCTCCGAAGGGAGTTCTGCTCGTTGGTCCCCCGGGGACCGGAAAGACGCTCATGGCCAAAGCCGTCGCCAACGCCACCAACGCGACGTTCGTCAGGCTTGTAGGGTCCGAACTGGTCCAGAAGTACATAGGCGAGGGAGCCAGATTGGTCCGCGAGCTGTTCGAGCTTGCAAGGGATAAGGCTCCGAGCATAATATTCATCGACGAGCTAGACTCCGTCGGAGCTAAGAGGCTGGACGCCGCTACGTCCGGCGACCGCGAGGTCCAAAGGACACTCATGCAGCTTCTGGCCGAACTCGACGGATTCAAGCCCACGGGCGACGTCAAGATCATAGGGGCCACTAACAGGCCCGACATCCTGGACGATGCTCTGCTCAGACCCGGAAGATTCGACCGTATCATAGACGTCGGAATGCCCGATGCAGACGGAAGGCACCAGATCTTCAAGATACACACATCCCACATGAATATCGACAAGGACGTCAACCTCAAGACGCTCGCAGAGCTCACGGAAACCGCCTCGGGGGCGGAGATCAAGAGCATGTGTACAGAGGCGGGAATGCTGGCCATCAGGGACGGCCGCGACATGGTCACAATGAGCGACTTCATGAGGGGTAAGGAAAAGGTAATGGAGGCCGGACGCAACAAGATAAAGGCTGCGCCGGCCTATATGTTCGGCTGA
- a CDS encoding multiprotein bridging factor aMBF1 → MPCEMCGKSVPFTKSVMIDGAKLEVCPECARFGDDYKASLSPQSSGQSTGGSRTVIEQRLEKREKRMGTKDVYAQAKTVEVVENYGKVVREAREAKGMDLDEFSKFISEKKGTIAKIEANRLVPDDKLVKKIEKALDIKLLETVLSGAGLSTGGNSSGKMTLGDFIKKK, encoded by the coding sequence ATGCCCTGCGAGATGTGCGGTAAAAGCGTGCCGTTCACTAAATCGGTGATGATCGACGGCGCTAAACTAGAGGTTTGTCCCGAATGTGCCAGATTCGGAGATGATTATAAGGCTTCACTGTCTCCCCAGTCTTCCGGCCAGTCCACCGGGGGGAGCAGGACGGTAATCGAGCAGAGGCTTGAGAAACGCGAGAAGAGAATGGGCACCAAGGACGTCTACGCCCAGGCAAAGACGGTCGAGGTCGTCGAGAACTACGGCAAGGTCGTACGCGAGGCCAGAGAGGCAAAAGGAATGGACTTGGACGAGTTTTCCAAATTCATCAGCGAAAAGAAGGGGACCATAGCCAAGATCGAGGCGAACAGGCTCGTTCCCGATGACAAACTAGTCAAGAAGATAGAGAAGGCCCTGGACATCAAGCTCCTGGAGACCGTTCTGTCGGGCGCAGGCCTGTCCACCGGCGGCAATTCATCCGGAAAGATGACCCTCGGCGACTTCATAAAGAAGAAATGA
- a CDS encoding DUF998 domain-containing protein, translating into MISEKKSGATFAMLGLIAASLFFVLMVLAIADGSDWVLGEDLIEVLAGSDAGVYLNSGIALGGILLAFASIGMVFDGGRRAKTAEGVLLMISGILLVWVAFFEPENLVHDAAVILVFVTFVFAMIASMYDDFMDNRSMMFGALTVFLTIISIGAYFAYDVAMYQMVWIVAAAVWIIARSAKGLMHEPTINKRK; encoded by the coding sequence ATGATATCGGAAAAAAAGAGTGGCGCAACCTTCGCCATGCTTGGCCTGATTGCCGCCTCTCTGTTCTTCGTATTGATGGTACTGGCAATCGCCGACGGCTCCGACTGGGTATTGGGCGAGGACCTCATAGAGGTGCTCGCTGGATCCGATGCGGGCGTGTATCTCAATTCGGGCATTGCTCTGGGAGGAATACTGCTTGCCTTCGCATCCATCGGAATGGTTTTCGATGGGGGCCGCCGCGCAAAGACCGCGGAGGGCGTGCTACTTATGATCTCCGGAATACTCCTTGTCTGGGTCGCATTCTTCGAACCTGAAAACCTGGTACACGATGCCGCGGTCATACTGGTCTTCGTAACCTTCGTATTTGCGATGATCGCTTCCATGTACGACGACTTCATGGATAACCGCAGCATGATGTTCGGTGCTTTGACCGTGTTCCTGACCATCATCTCGATCGGAGCGTACTTCGCATACGACGTCGCAATGTACCAGATGGTCTGGATAGTCGCGGCGGCGGTCTGGATTATCGCCAGGAGCGCAAAGGGCCTGATGCATGAACCAACGATAAATAAGAGAAAGTAA
- a CDS encoding ATP/GTP-binding protein: MKNIFFVGTAGCGKSTLVAAYKNWLDEQGFDALILNLDPGTDTLPYEPDVDIREWVNTAEVMEEYGLGPNGAQIVAADLMAMNISKMTDIINTMRSDYLLIDTPGQLELFAFRESSKMTVEAFGKENSMLIYLSDPALCKNPNGFVTSMTLSALVQFRLQLPTFGLLSKSDILGEEERDRMLGWFSDPDSLYYDLMEHDSEPQTVVGVELFKAMDSMGVFGEVRGVSAKESIGMAEIYAASQLSFYGGADAEPGEIDD, translated from the coding sequence ATGAAGAATATCTTTTTCGTCGGCACCGCAGGTTGCGGTAAAAGCACACTTGTTGCGGCTTACAAGAACTGGCTGGACGAGCAGGGGTTCGATGCTTTGATCTTGAACCTGGACCCGGGAACCGACACCTTGCCATACGAACCTGATGTGGACATCCGCGAATGGGTCAACACGGCCGAGGTCATGGAGGAGTACGGACTGGGGCCCAACGGTGCACAGATCGTCGCCGCCGACCTCATGGCCATGAACATATCCAAAATGACAGACATAATCAACACGATGAGGTCCGATTATCTGCTCATCGACACTCCGGGACAGCTTGAACTGTTCGCATTCAGGGAGTCCTCGAAGATGACCGTGGAAGCGTTCGGGAAGGAGAATTCCATGCTGATCTATCTTTCGGACCCCGCTCTGTGCAAGAATCCCAACGGGTTCGTGACCTCAATGACACTGTCGGCACTGGTACAGTTCAGGCTCCAGCTGCCTACATTCGGCCTGCTGTCAAAGTCCGATATTCTCGGTGAAGAAGAAAGGGACAGGATGCTGGGATGGTTCTCGGACCCGGACTCGCTCTATTATGATCTGATGGAGCACGACTCCGAGCCGCAGACCGTTGTCGGCGTCGAGCTTTTCAAGGCAATGGACTCTATGGGCGTGTTCGGCGAAGTAAGGGGAGTTTCCGCGAAGGAGTCCATAGGCATGGCCGAGATATATGCGGCATCGCAGCTATCCTTCTACGGTGGTGCGGACGCAGAGCCCGGCGAGATAGACGATTGA
- a CDS encoding DNA-directed RNA polymerase subunit K — translation MKYTRFEKARIIGSRALQISYGAPVLVDYSEKLIDPIDIAMLEYEKDMIPITVVRN, via the coding sequence ATGAAGTACACTAGATTTGAGAAAGCGAGGATCATCGGTTCCAGGGCGTTGCAGATTTCATACGGCGCCCCAGTTCTCGTGGACTACTCCGAGAAGCTGATCGATCCCATCGACATAGCCATGCTGGAATATGAAAAAGACATGATCCCGATCACTGTCGTTAGAAACTAA
- a CDS encoding DUF120 domain-containing protein, producing the protein MDDKYTSALKRIALLGGMDDYIAVSSRELGDTLEMSQQSASKRILELLDEKLIVRDLGARRQRIKLTQKGVDELKREYNEYRRIFELTDHVTLRGHVASGMGEGGYYISQPGYIEQFQNKLGFRPFEGTLNIAVDKEDTGKLEVLRGTAGQLISGFESEGRTFGNVVAYKAKIKNIDCAIVVPERSHYADVIEVVCQYHLRRTLSLNDRDPVEVRVNI; encoded by the coding sequence GTGGACGATAAATACACATCCGCACTGAAGAGAATCGCTTTGCTGGGCGGAATGGATGATTATATCGCTGTATCCTCCAGAGAACTTGGGGATACGCTTGAAATGAGCCAACAGTCCGCCTCGAAACGGATATTGGAGCTCCTGGACGAGAAACTGATAGTGCGCGACCTCGGGGCCAGAAGACAACGCATAAAGCTGACCCAGAAAGGAGTCGACGAACTAAAGAGGGAGTACAACGAATACCGCAGGATATTCGAGCTCACCGACCACGTGACCCTCAGGGGACATGTGGCCTCGGGAATGGGGGAAGGAGGATACTACATATCCCAGCCCGGGTACATCGAGCAGTTTCAGAACAAGCTTGGGTTCAGACCGTTCGAGGGTACTCTCAACATCGCCGTCGACAAAGAGGACACAGGGAAGCTGGAGGTCCTCAGAGGTACCGCAGGGCAGCTTATCAGCGGCTTCGAAAGCGAGGGGCGGACCTTCGGGAACGTTGTCGCTTATAAGGCCAAGATCAAGAACATCGACTGTGCCATCGTGGTGCCGGAGAGGTCACATTACGCCGACGTGATAGAGGTTGTGTGCCAGTACCACCTGAGGCGTACTCTAAGCCTGAACGACCGGGACCCCGTAGAGGTCAGGGTCAACATCTGA
- the rpsB gene encoding 30S ribosomal protein S2 codes for MSDEDSVKIETELLVPEDTYLTSGVHIGTQQKSADMKDFIYKVRQDGLYVLNVQKTDERIRVAAAMLARYDPKRILVVSARQYGQRPAREFSKAIGTPAFAGRFVPGTLTNPVNPGFVEPEILLVTDPAADKQALNEALNLGIPIIAMCDANNETRNVDLILPTNNKGRRALACVYWLLTREVLVARGDLKDPADFKMEIEDFEAKL; via the coding sequence ATGAGCGACGAGGATAGCGTTAAAATCGAAACTGAACTGCTGGTGCCAGAGGACACATATCTTACATCGGGTGTCCACATCGGTACCCAGCAGAAAAGCGCCGATATGAAGGATTTCATATACAAAGTCAGACAGGACGGCCTGTACGTTCTTAACGTCCAGAAGACGGACGAGAGGATCAGGGTCGCCGCGGCGATGCTCGCACGCTATGACCCTAAGAGGATCCTCGTAGTATCGGCAAGGCAGTATGGGCAGAGGCCCGCAAGGGAGTTCTCCAAGGCCATCGGGACGCCTGCGTTCGCAGGACGTTTCGTCCCCGGAACGCTCACAAACCCGGTCAACCCCGGATTCGTCGAGCCCGAGATCCTTCTGGTCACCGACCCCGCCGCCGACAAACAGGCGCTCAACGAGGCCCTTAACCTTGGAATCCCGATCATCGCCATGTGCGACGCCAACAATGAGACCCGCAACGTCGACCTCATTCTTCCCACCAACAACAAGGGAAGGCGCGCGCTAGCATGCGTCTATTGGCTCCTCACCCGCGAGGTGCTCGTGGCCCGCGGAGATCTGAAGGACCCCGCCGACTTCAAGATGGAGATCGAGGACTTCGAAGCCAAGCTCTGA